From the Helianthus annuus cultivar XRQ/B chromosome 17, HanXRQr2.0-SUNRISE, whole genome shotgun sequence genome, the window CAAATGTGCTCATGGAGGCTGCCCTCTTACACACTCATCATATGCTGCCCTTGATGGTGTTCTTTACTGCAAACACCATTTTGCTCAACTCTTCATGGAGAAAGGAAATTATAGTCATGTCCTCGAGGCCGCCAATAGAAAGAGTAATGCAAAGCCGGAGGACGTTGCACCTGAGGCACCACCGCATGAGGAGGAAGATGGCGGAGATGGAGACGGAGATAGAGAGGAAGGAACTGGAGAGGGAGCAGAAGATGATAGCCAACCAGAACCACCACAGGAAGAGGAGCAATCCTAAATCACAACCGGAGGACGAGCAATCACCAGTCATAAATATATTCATATACTTTATATATACTCACAAATCTTGGTTTCTTTTATAATGTATCTTTGTCAAGCAAGCCGTTTTTTATCTCTTTACTGGACCATTGAAAGTACGAGTTTTCAGTGGTTTTACATTCATTTTTTTCCTTTATTTTCAAAGTTAATGATGATATATTATGTGTAAACttttaaagttcaaatataattCAAGTAACAATCTTGAGGATATGTATAATAGGTGTGAATTATCAgaagtttttgttatcaaaatttCTTGAATAAAATGTATGTTTCATTTTGTCCCTTGTGGAGTTAAATTTCCTCTACAAAAAGACCAGGTACACTATAAAAGTCAACTATTAGTCTAAAAGAAAGCATAactaaaattgtttttaatgtcCACTAAAAATTCCACTCCTTGTGAATTTTGCTAATAAATCATAAATGGGAAGCTCCATGTGCATAAAAAGAAATAAAGGTAAAGAGGTTGTTGGGTTGTACGAGGAAAACGCTTGTTTATGTATAGAAAAGAAAACGTGAAGATCCTAAACCGCATCTGTTTGGGTCGGTATTCAGCGAGCCCTTATTGGGCCTTTTAACATGATAAGAGAGACGAGATAGTGGGCCTTTTATCAGGCCTTCATGGCTGCAAGGAATTGTTATTTGATGAGAATACGTATTTTGAGCAGAAGAATATTTGATATATAGATACGAATGAGAACAGAAGGGAAATACGATATATAGAGTATTAGAAGGCGATATCAAAAGAGGGAGAAGCGGATTGGTTCAAGATTGAAGGCCGCGATTCAAGATTCGTGTCAGGGTTTTTCTTGGTTTTCGATAGGAACATGTTTTGCTATTTATCTCAGACTTGTTTATTGTTTGTCACTATGATTCTTGGCTAGTTTATTTATCTACCCAGATTTCTGATGAATATTTGTGTTAATCGGTAATTTGTCGGCTTTTGGTAATTTAATTGATGGTTTATATTAAAGTAAAAGATTTAATTATATTTAACTAGATGTGTGTGCGtactttactttaatttattaTCATTCAATCGTTCCTTGTATGTCTTTGTGAATGTATTTCATGTACAGATGCATGTTAGGTTACCTACTTTGTGttcgataccggtaccgatattagtttttattgttttctATTGACATAAGGTTTTTTCTTTGGATTATTATAGTAAAGGCCAATACCGTAACTAACTGAAATAAGACCGATCGAATTTTCGCCACGAAGCGCGAGGAAAAATCACTAGTTATTGTTACAGGGTCCTAATAATCTCACACCCCAAAATCTTAATTTCACACCCTGTATACGGGTCGCATAACGTTAcacggcccgtatagaataatTTGACAGGAAAAATATTgggtcgtataatgttatacggctgATATAATGTTGTACGACTCGTATACATAGAGAAAATATTAGGTCGTATAAAATTATATGGGTCGTATAGCATTATATAAGGTTTgagtcgtataacattatatgggTCATATAATATTATACGGCCTGTGTACATCGAAAAAAAAGCATTCTCTAACATTTTTTTTAGGAGAGAGAAAGGGTGAGGTGTAGGAAAGATATGTGAGGTGGAGGTTAGAGCTTGGGTATATTTGTTCTTGAATAAAAACACCTAAAAACAATATTGTGATTGTCGAAGCTTGTTTCGACCGAgtggtcgaaaacgtatataccaaaaatttctataaaaccgagAGATCGAAAACATATATAACAAATGAAAATTTCggggtccccccccccccccccctcatagCTTCGCCCCTGACTTGATGCACTTGTTATGTGACTCAAATTACATCTTCAAAGTATAAAACTTGAATTAAATTAACCCCCTTACATGCACACTTAGGAGGCTGACTTTGAAGAAAATATCTAAAAGTAATGAGAGTAACCATATTTTTTAAAGTCAGAATAGTGATCCAAAGTTACAAGCCAATAAAGATAAGTACAAGAAGATGTGATCAATGTTTCAAGTGTTGATTTTTCCAATATTCATCTTCCCACATTTCGACTTGTTTTATCGCTCTTGTTCTGTTGTCTATGATAGCTTTAATAGTTGTGGGATCATATGGCGGAGGCATAGTACATGGGGTCGCGCTTGTAGGGTACCGCACGAGTGAATCCTCCATGAACCTCCTCCACTTTCCATCTGCAAAGCATACCATTGACTCTGAACATAGCTCAACTGCATTTGGAGGGAGGGTAGGTTTGAACTTCAAAAGCTTAGCATATTCGGTCAGTAGATGTAACATGTAGTCATAAACGTACTCCATCTTCATGTCCTCTTGAATGAACCGGCTTGACGCCTCACCAATCTCTTGTGCCTAGTGGATTCAAGTGATTAAGGCATCATTGAAACAAAATAAATGCTTCTGGTTGTAAGTGCACGTAAGTACTAAAAGACACTTAAAATTATCATATTTGTTATAAGGACCAAACTACCCTTAAcaaaaaaatgagtaaattgccaaaatcgtccctggagtttgggtatgtttgtcattttcatctaaaataacttttttatatcatatattccttcatttttgagattttttgccattttcatccaaacatctaattttttgccaaaatcgtccctgggatttgggattttttgtcattttcatccaaatgtttgatagaaaaaataaagcaaattagatgtttggatgaaaatggcaaaaaaccccaaaagtgaaggactacattgtacaaaaaagttgttttggatgaaaatgacacaCATGCCCAAAATTTCATTTACGACCAAAGTTAGTTGCTTGATTTTTTTTCTATATTTCGTCAATAAATTTTAACTAAAAGTAAGTTGTACAGAAAATAAAGGAGTATATTTTTTGTCATTTACCATGGATCACGAAAACAGCCAATCAAACCAACTTTAGCGACCAAAATTTCATTTACGACCAAAGTTAGCGACTGGAGTTTCCTCTCTACATCAGCAACTAGCGTTGCGACCAGTGTGTTTTGCGAGCAAAATCACAACTTGATACTATTTGTCGAAAATTTCGACCGCTTTTGTAGAATAGCAGTGAATATTACCTTGGAAGTGTGATTATTGCCCCACTCGATGGCAAATTTAAGAGATTTACACATGTCAGTGGACCGAATAGGCCAGAAATGCTGGAGCGGAGACATTCCTCTTGCGAAGAAAGTGTAGAAACGTGGGGTGATGTATAACGTAGGTGAATCACAGGCCATAATGTATTTCTCACTTACTGACCATGACCATCCTTCTATGTATATTTTATACCTGTTCATTGATCATGAAGTTTGTCAAATATTAATTTCCTGCATGTGAAGTTCTTTAACAATTTCAAAGATATATATCTACCTGTAAGTACATTGATCTTCAATATTTGAATTCTTGTATCCATGCACTGATTCATTAATCCAATCCTGTTTCATATGATTATCAAGTATTAAACTTTAGTGAACCTAATACCAGTTAATTAATTAATGGGCCACAAATCTTTTAGGGCTTGACTGCATTCCACTATTATACTAGTGTGTTAGTTATTGTACAATGGGTTTTTCTTTCGTGAGAAATGTAGGAAGCCACCAAAATGTGACACGTGAGGGATATATATAATTATGTATGAGGGTTAACTAATCACGTCATATCATATACCAGGTTATATAACACATGCCAGATTATATAATCATGTACTACCCGATTATATGCCGTTCATAAAAAAACATAACATGTTAACTAATCACGTACCAACTTACATAATTACgtagcattttaataaaataagaaaaaaccTATAATAATACTATACTGTTATTAAAGATGATAAAATTCTCTAAGAtttgatttgaatcttttcaCCGCTTGATTCAAAACTTAAAAAAAGAAATTTCTACATGATCATCTCCTTTATATAGAATTATTGCTTCCAACCTAGAGGTTCCGGTACtgtcacaaatgatttgagcaagTTTGAAACCAATTGACCTATAGTTTTATTATTTGAAGAGATAAGGTATATGGAGGTCACCCAAATTACTAAACCTCTTTTATTAAAAACCCTTGTATATCAAAACTACATTACATGTGACCCTTTTTGTTTAtacaaaacaacataaaaaaacGGATAACTAGATGTTTAGATCTATAATTAAAGTACAGTGTTGTTATAGGTTTATTTTCTTACTTAACATTGCATTTGTATGGAAAGTACAAAAGCAAATAATTATCTTTTTTAATCTGGTGGAATTTTATTAGATAAACTACCAAGATACTGGCTCAAATTTACATAATGAACACAAAGTCATTTAGGTCGTGCTGAAATAAAAAGCCTTTTTACACCTACTCAAGTAGTTGTAGCCTAATAATACCAAGGTATGATGAAAGATGTCTAATTGCCCATGTTCAAGAAAGTTGGGCCGTTAAGGGTCCAAGTTTCATAGTGGACAAAAGGTATATAGACGTTGTTAAAGACGTAAaccttttaatttattttaagtCCATTAAACACAATAAACTCATAATTAATTAAGTTCATTGCTCTTTTTTTACTCATGAATACTCATGAATACTCGTTTTTTTCTACTCGCCCCGCAACTAAAAAATTTGAAGGATTCTCCAGCTTTGATTACCTGGATAAACAAGCGAGTATCCCAGTCAACATTATGAGTGTTGTTAACGTTGCACTTGACAAGGTCAGCCCTAACAGGGGAGACACTAGGGTTACCCCTCCAATAAGCGAAAGGTATTCTGTCCTTCCAGTTTACTCTCTTGTTACCTTCTTTAATATCCTTCAATGTCATTTCCCACGGCTTCAGATTTGTCTCTGGCCTATCACATGCAATATAATAataaagagttaactgccattttcgtccctgtggtttggtcactttggccatttcagtccatttttcaaaaatgagtcattttcgtcccccacgttctggaaaggtgccatttcagtccaaaaatcataacccagttaagtcagttagtaaataaggactgattgtgtaaatttgtaacataaaggaccatttaagtaaatattaaacaccaccaccactagccctgccaccaccaccactccgctgccaccaccaccaccgccaccacagccctgccaccaccaccactccgctgccaccaccaccaccaccgccaccacagccctgccaccaccaccactccgctgccaccaccaccaccgccaccgccaccacagccctgccaccaccaccaaaaccctgccaccacagccctgccaccaccaccacagccctgccaccaccgccaccacagccctgccaccaccaccactccgctgccaccaccactctCACAGATCGTAAACAACTCCCCACGCTTTGTAATTGTTCAATAAGCATGCCCGACACCACGTGAAATcggagtttttataaaaaattcaaaGTGGAATTAATCCACAGAAGTTTGTCGATTAAGTGTCAAATTGTTGTGTTATTTAGAGTCCCTGAACCCATATGAAACTCTCACACCCTTCAAAATCCTTTACCCCTTCGAAAATACCCTCTGTTCATCGTCTGCAAGTCTCGCCGGAATACCCGTGGCCGGAGACTGTCGCCACGCCCTTGCACGCGATACCGGATCGGTTTTAATCACCCAATCGGTATGTTTATACTTGTACAATGTTTCTGCAAGTTTAATTTGAATATTATCCGGTATTGATCGAGAATTAGGCCGTTTGACTTCTGTTGACCGTTTTGGGGAAGACGATGAATATGTTGtcagggctgtggtggtggtggtggcagggctgtggtggtggtggcagggctgtggtggcggagtggtggtggtggcagggctgtggtggcggtggtggtggcagcggaatggtggtggtggcagggctagtggtggtggtgtttaatatttacttaaatggtcctttatgttacaaatttacacaatcagtccttatttactaactgacttaactgggttatgatttttggactgaaatggcacctttccagtaCGTGAGtgacgaaaatggcgcatttttgaaaaaatggactgaaatggccaaagtgaccaaaccacaggaacgaaaatggcagttaactcaataataaaagttaaaaattaaaaaaaaaaacaattatttatCACTCAAAAATTTACACAAACCTGAATATGTTGTCAGACATGTAAATCTGAATTTCTTTCTATTTTATTATTCGTTGAATATCAATACTTTTAAAttacaaattaaaactaaaatacAAATGTATATAAAATAGTTAAACACCTTGGGAGGAGGgtgaggtcttgggttcaagtcctaCAGATGTAAAGAATTAAAAGAAATTtgccatttaaaaaaaacatatataaaaaatgGTTACGTCTAAATTGTAAAAGTTGATGTTAATTTCTCTTTATGCTTTTAAATTTTGACATAAAATACTCGATTCAGTTATGACATTAAAAACACTTTGATAAAATATAAAaaaggttaaacgggtaaacatGAGCCTAACCTGTTTAGTTAAATGTTTACAGGTTCAACTCGGCCCTGcctatttagactaaaatgaaAGCCACAACTCTCGTGCTAGGTTCATATTATGATTTCATTTTGCGTCATAAATTCAGATTCACACCTTATGTTGATGTTATGGGTTAAATAGGTTTACATGTCAAAAGTTAGATCATAACCTTAAATTATAATTTTGAAATTTGATAGTGGTTTCTCTCTTTCAATAACTTGATCACATACTCAGATGAATAGATATGTCAAAAGTAATAGAGAGATTAGATCAAAGTTGCATACCATCCCCAAAAGGACCAATCGGGTGAGACAATATCCAAGCTCCATGGATCAGAACAATACTTGAACAAAGGTGGAGGCCCAGGGTTGGGCCTCCTAAAGTACTGTTTTATGTTGAAAACCGGTCGATCATCACAATCAAACATAAGTTCTACATCAGGAATCCTACCGGGGTACAACCTTAGCAATTGTTGAAACCCCCATAGTGTGAATAAATCTCGAGTTTGAATTGATTTTCTAAAGGTTTCGACATAAGCTTTTCCATCGAGGATTATTAGTCTGAAATGAGCACTTCGTTTCGCTACCTCTACCATGTCTCTTGTGATCCCTGTCCCTCTCCAGCGTCGTAGATCTTCATGGATCCAACGAAAGTACTCGGGACATGTGTTGAATGATGAATGGTCTAGGTTGTCGTGCGTCGTTGGGTAGTTGTTGGGGCATGATAGTGTTTTATTCCA encodes:
- the LOC110925680 gene encoding protein O-glucosyltransferase 3 isoform X2, giving the protein MTLFVLVAVFVFGCMFMMIACWLNLYMFSGQPIPKFQTKEVHDFPLECLAWNKTLSCPNNYPTTHDNLDHSSFNTCPEYFRWIHEDLRRWRGTGITRDMVEVAKRSAHFRLIILDGKAYVETFRKSIQTRDLFTLWGFQQLLRLYPGRIPDVELMFDCDDRPVFNIKQYFRRPNPGPPPLFKYCSDPWSLDIVSPDWSFWGWPETNLKPWEMTLKDIKEGNKRVNWKDRIPFAYWRGNPSVSPVRADLVKCNVNNTHNVDWDTRLFIQDWINESVHGYKNSNIEDQCTYRYKIYIEGWSWSVSEKYIMACDSPTLYITPRFYTFFARGMSPLQHFWPIRSTDMCKSLKFAIEWGNNHTSKAQEIGEASSRFIQEDMKMEYVYDYMLHLLTEYAKLLKFKPTLPPNAVELCSESMVCFADGKWRRFMEDSLVRYPTSATPCTMPPPYDPTTIKAIIDNRTRAIKQVEMWEDEYWKNQHLKH
- the LOC110925680 gene encoding protein O-glucosyltransferase 3 isoform X1, with the protein product MKDLYKDKCKSINRFRPSIGHQNNAITRLLVLVAVFVLGFMFMMVTCWLNLYMFSGQPIPKFQTKEVHDFPLECLAWNKTLSCPNNYPTTHDNLDHSSFNTCPEYFRWIHEDLRRWRGTGITRDMVEVAKRSAHFRLIILDGKAYVETFRKSIQTRDLFTLWGFQQLLRLYPGRIPDVELMFDCDDRPVFNIKQYFRRPNPGPPPLFKYCSDPWSLDIVSPDWSFWGWPETNLKPWEMTLKDIKEGNKRVNWKDRIPFAYWRGNPSVSPVRADLVKCNVNNTHNVDWDTRLFIQDWINESVHGYKNSNIEDQCTYRYKIYIEGWSWSVSEKYIMACDSPTLYITPRFYTFFARGMSPLQHFWPIRSTDMCKSLKFAIEWGNNHTSKAQEIGEASSRFIQEDMKMEYVYDYMLHLLTEYAKLLKFKPTLPPNAVELCSESMVCFADGKWRRFMEDSLVRYPTSATPCTMPPPYDPTTIKAIIDNRTRAIKQVEMWEDEYWKNQHLKH